The Anoplolepis gracilipes chromosome 17, ASM4749672v1, whole genome shotgun sequence genome window below encodes:
- the LOC140675002 gene encoding uncharacterized protein, whose amino-acid sequence MDEEQTNNTTSVDCSDNTTLPLTVDLAKLSIDSNSLPVESTTRVLRKRVVRCLPNSTASTDSILNRRCSLKPKKRRVSEMDIEEEKSINDYYLDKKINKKINLETIYEETDNASDDIDSETRMSTRRFKRMLMFSSSLSKIKKRRAKIKKIFESKQNKWYTRKNNITKLDILQDLSNTSKMNEEQINNTYV is encoded by the exons ATGGACGAGGAGCAAACAAATAATAC AACCTCCGTGGATTGTTCAGATAATACAACTTTACCTCTGACAGTTGATTTAGCAAAGCTTAGCATAGACAGTAACTCTTTGCCTGTGGAATCTACTACAAGAGTTCTTAGAAAAAGGGTTGTTAGGTGCTTGCCCAACTCTACTGCTTCTACAGATAGTATCCTTAATAGAAG ATGTAGTCTCAAACCAAAAAAAAGGAGAGTTTCAGAGATGGACATAGAAGAGGAAAAAAGCATAAATGactattatttagataaaaagataaataagaaaattaaccTTGAAACAATATATGAAGAGACTGACAATGCAAGCGATGATATTGATAGTGAGACACGTATGAGTACAAGGAGGTTTAAAAGAATGTTAATGTTCTCTTCTTCACTTTCTAAGATAAAGAAGAGACGCgcgaaaataaagaaaatttttgaatctAAGCAGAATAAATGGTAtactagaaaaaataatataaccaaATTGGATATTTTGCAAGATCTTTCTAATACTTCAAAAATGAACGAggagcaaataaataatacgtacgtttaa